The Candidatus Tumulicola sp. region CTGTGCGTTAGGCTTTAGCAGCGGCGGGCGCCTTCGGTTTGGGATTGACGATGTGAATCGCCTTGCCGTGCGCGGCTTCGGCGGCGTCCATGATCGCCTCGGTCAGCGTGGGATGCGGATGGACCGAAAGACCGATGTCTTCCAAGGTCGCGCCTATCTCGAGCGCGATCAGTCCTTCGCCGATGAGCGACTCGGCCTGTGGTGCCACGATGTGCATGCCCAGCAACAGATCGGTCTTGGCATCGCCGACGAGTTTGAGCATCCCGTCCGACTCGTTCATCGTGCGCGCGCGTCCGCTCGCCGCCAACGGAAACTTTCCGATGCGCACTTCGTAGCCTTGCGCTTTGGCTTCTTCCTCGGACAAGCCGACGGTGGCCACTTCGGGATCGGTATACACGCAGTTCGGTATGGCCATCGGATCGAATGCGGCCGACGCATCGCCACCGATTACTTCGGCCGCGATGACGCCTTGCTTCATCGCGCGGTGCGCGAGCAGCGGTTGCCCGGTGACGTCGCCGATCGCGAAGATATTCGCAACTTTGGTGCGCAGCTGTTGGTCGACCGCGATGAATCCACGCTCGTCGGTCGTCAAGCCGACGGCGGGCAGATTCAGATTGTCGGTAACCGGGCGGCGCCCGACCGCCACCAGCACCGTATCGTATTCGCGCGTTTCATCTTTGCCGTTGGTGCCGGTTCCATTGAACGTCGCCTTAACGGTTTTGCCGGACGGGGCGATGCCAGTCACTTTGGTATCGAGCATGATTTCGACGCCCTGTTTTTTCAAGATGCGTCCGAGCGTCTTCGAAATTTCGGTATCCGTGCCGGTAAGGATTTGCGGGAGCATCTCGACGACCAAAACTTTAGCGCCCATGCGCGCGTAAACGGTTGCGAACTCCAGACCGATCACGCCGCCGCCGATGACCAGCAAGTTCTTCGGAATGCGTTTGATTTGCACCGCGTCGTCGGAGTTGATGATGCGGTCGCCGTCGCGCGGCCACGCTTTTACGTCGACCGGCGCCGACCCGGTGGCGATTACGACATAATCGGTCGCGTACGTCGTAACCGTGCCGTCTTTGCCTTTGACCGAAATTTCGGTCGGGCTCTTGAACGATGCCTCGCCGTATGCGAACTCGACGTTGTTGGCCTTGAACAGCGTTTTGACGCCGCCGACGTTCGAGTTAACGACGTCCGACTTGAATTTTTCGACGCCTTCGCGGTTCACTTTAGGGCGGTCGACCGTCAGTCCGATCGCGTCGGCGTGTTCGATGTGGCGAATCACCTCGCCGACGTGCAGCAACGCTTTGGTCGGGATGCAGCCCCAGTTGAGGCAAACGCCGCCAACCTCGTCGCGATCGACGCAGATCACGCGCTTTCCAATCTGGGCCAACCGGATCGCGGCGTGATAGCCACCGGGGCCGGCGCCGATAACGACTGCGTCTACGCGATGTTCAGACAAACTCGTCTCTCCGTTTCTCATGCGGTAATATCAACAGCTTCGAGGCTTCTTTGGGTGCGCCCCGCGAATCGCGCGCGATGGATCCCAGGATCGGCCGGGTGCGCGCCGCGCTGCTTGGCTGGTACGAGCGCAACGGCCGAAGCCATCTTCCTTGGAGATCGCGACGTTCGCCGTACCGGACGCTGGTGAGCGAGTTCATGCTGGCGCAGACGCAGGCCGAGCGGGTAGCGGCGGCCTTCGAACCGTTCGTCGGTCGCTTCGACTCGTTCGCGGCCTTAGCCGAGGCCTCGGTGGCCGACGTGTTGCGCGCCTGGCAGGGCCTCGGCTACAACAGCCGGGCCGTCCGGCTGCGCGCGCTCGCCCAAATCGTCATGGAGCGCCACGCTGGGAGCCTGCCCGCCGAAGCCGAGACTCTGCGATCGTTACCCGGCATCGGCCCGTATACGGCGGCGGCGGTTCGCGCCTTCGCGTTCGATCTGGACGACGCTCCGATGGACGTCAACATCCGCCGCGTGCTGCAGCGCTCGTTCCTCGGATTGGAATATCCCGAGCCGGCGCCCCGGAGCGAGGTCGAATCCCTTGCGCGCGAAGCCGCGTCTCCCGGCCGCTCGCACGATTGGAACTCGGCCTTGATGGATCTGGGAGCGACGATCTGCACGGCTCGAGCCCCGAAATGCCTTATCTGCCCGCTACTCGCGGATTGCAGCGCGGCGCCGGTCGATGCCGTGCGCTTAGAGTCACTTCGAAGGCAGGCTTTGAAACCGGCCGCGCACCTGCCGTTCGAGCGTACGGTCCGCTTCGCGCGCGGCCGGATCGTCGACCGGCTGCGCGCGTTGGAAGCCGGGGCGACGATGTCGTTCCTTGATTTGCACGGCTCGCTGCACGCGCTGCTCCCGGAGCGCGACGCCGGCGACGTCCGAGCGATCCTCGCTGGGCTCGAGCGCGACGGATTGGTGACCGTTCGCGAGGAGCGCGTCTCGCTGCGCGAGGGATAGCGAAGGAGCCATCAACGCGCCGGATAAGGCGCTCGCGTGCCGGCTATTCCGTTTCCCAAGAAAAAAGTCACTCGAGCGGTAGCGCTCGAGGAGCTCGCGATCTTAGAGCGCGAGTATCCGAGAGCCGAAACGGCATTGCACTATCGCAATGAGTACGAGCTGCTCATCTCGGTGATCTTGTCGGCACAGACGACCGACGTGCGCGTGAACATGACGACGCCGGCGCTCTTCGAAAAATACCCGCAGCCCAGCGATCTGGCCGCGGCAAGACTCTCCGACGTCGAAAAAATTATCAAGTCGACCGGATTCTTTCGCATGAAGTCGCGCAACATCGTCCGCTGCGCGCAAGACTTGTTAGAACGCTTCGGCGGTGTCGTTCCGCAAGATCGCGATTCGCTCGAATCGCTCGCCGGCGTCGGTCGCAAGACCGCCAGTGTGGTGATGGCCAACGCGTTCGATAGCGCCGCGTTAGCGGTGGACACGCACGTGTTTCGCGTCTCACACCGCCTCGGCCTGACCTTGGGCACGACGCCGCGACACGTCGAAGACGATGTTACGAAACTCGTTCCAAGCGCCAAGTGGGGTGCCGCTACGCATTGGTTGATTTTGCACGGCCGGGCGATCTGCAAGGCGCCGCGCCCGCTGTGCGAGCGCTGCCCGGTCAATCGCTTGTGTCCGACTCCGGCGATTCTAGCGAAAATTGCAACGGTCCGGGCGAGAGCAAGTGGGAAGGTGTCGGAAGCTCGGCGTCCTTCGCGATCCGTCGCAACAAAGAAGAAGGCGTAATCGCCTCTCCGTAGCCGGCTGCGGTCGATATCTTGGATACGTCGATCAGCGCCGGCAGGTCCGACGACGCATCGAACTGATAGTCGCCGTCGAGTTCCAGCCCGCGTATGCGAACGAGTTGTTCGATGTCGTCGAGATCGAGCGCTATCCGCAGTTCTCCAAATCGAAGCCGGAGACGCAACGGCCGTTCCAGGCGAATCACCTTGACGCCGGTGCGTTTGCCAAGCACGGCGTTAACGCGCTTGGCTCCCGTCACCAAATAGTCGAAGAACGCTCGCAGCGATTCTTCGGCGTCCTCGGGGCGCCGCGGAGGGGCGCCCTGCGACTCGGCCGCGGCGCGCTCGACCTCGCGTTGCGCGCGGATTTTGGTTGCCGCCGCGACGATCGGATTCATTGCGGTAAACTCGGGCTTCATCGGGTCGGACATGTCTGCCAGTCTTTTCGGCGCGGGCCGGCTTTGGGCTTTGTAAACCGTCTTAGTAGTCTTCCTCGTCGGATGCCGGGCCGAAGGACGGCACAAATGGCGGCGCCTTGATGACCTTAAAACGACGCGGTGACTGGTGGAAGTCGAAGAAATCGTCGAGACCGTGCGACGTCGCGTCGGTCGTGCCGAGCGATCCGGCGTGGAACGTTTCTTCGGTGAACTTCAAGATGCTGCCGAACTCGTAATGTTGATGTGAAACGTAGCCTTTCTTGGAATACGGGGAGATGACGACCAGCGGCACGCGAAAACCCAGTTCGTAGTTGTTACGAACGACCGGCGCCACATGATCGTACCAGCCACCCCAGTCGTCCCACGTGAGGATAATCGCCGTGTTGTTCCAATACGAGCTCGTCCCAACCGCGTTGACGACCGCCGCCACCCACGATGGGCCGGCGGCCGATTTCGTGCCGGAGTGATCGCTGTGCAGCGCGTCGGGCATCACCCACGCTACGCCGGCTAGCCGGCCGTTTTTGATGTCGGTAAGAATTTGCTGCGAAGGCTTGATCACATAACGGTAGTCCTTGCCGTAACGGATGTGCCGGATCGCATCGTAGGCCTTCCATAACCCTTGACCCAGGGTATGCTGGTAGTATCGCCACGATACCCCGTTGGAATCGAGCAGATCGGCCAACACCGGTCGCTCGAAGCAGGGAAACACGCGGTCGCCTTCGGGCGAACCTAGCGGTTCCAGCGCAATGGTTTCTACACGTACCGACGCTTGGCTGTCGCAGCCGCCGTGCGCTCCAAAGAGCCCGTGACCGATGCCGTTCTCGGCAACCTGCCGATCGGGATAGCGCGGTGCGGCCGATGCGTCTCCGCTGATGATTTCCTGATGGGCGGGAAAGCTCGGGCCCTGATTGGTTTGGAACATCCTATCGCCGAAGCCGTACTGCGTCGCCATGTCGAAGTAGGGTTGCGCTTCGGTGCGCGGGACGTAGGCGTAGGCGCAGTCGGCGCTTATCTTGCACGATGGCGAGTTGGTTTGGATCAAGTCGAACCCGTCCATCCGGCATGTCGTAAGCTGGGATGGCGCGGCGTTGCAACTTTGCGTGAAGGCTAGATGCCGATGGTTGAGGTCATACTTCCATGCCAGCGAGGTCTCATGGAGCGGTACCGTTTGGCCCTTGGAGTTGAGACCACTCGAAACGGTGTCGGCACCCGGAAGTCCGTGAAACAGGTTGTCGGGTGTGCGGTTTTCTTGAAAGATAATGACGACATGTTGGATCGGTGAGATTGCGCGCAAAACGGCCTGGCGATCCACCGCGGCCGTAGTGGGGATGGCCTCGTGCTGGGCCCCGCACCCGGTAACGCAACAGCTAACGGCGATGAATGCGAACACGAGCGTAAATCGTTGCAAAGTATGGTCTCCTTACGCAACACGGACCTTGCCAATGTGTTTGAGCCAGTTTGTTTTAGCAACTAGCTCGAATTGATATTGGAAAGACAAGCCGCCATTTCCCGTTCGAATACTGCGGGCGAGCGGTAATCCAGTCCTAAATGGCTAATATAATCAACTCTTAATAAAACAACGCATGCCGCACCCGACTTCGACGCGTTTATTCCATTAGCGTTTGCCACGTCGATCGTTTCTTGTTCCGGCTAACGGCAGAGTTGCGTGCAGGACGAGTTCGTCAGCCGATAGCGTTCGCCGAAGAGACGTTCGGCATTCGCAAAGGTTCGCTGAACGCCACCGACGTGCGTGCTAATGATCTGTCGTATGCGCTTGACTTCACCCAGACGCCGCGACCGTTCGTACAGATCGGCTCTCCGAAGTTTAGCCCCGCCTGGCCTGCGCTTTATTCGATGGTACGATATCGGAAGATGCCGACGGCGGTAGATTAACTGCAGGACTGTTCATAACACGGGCGAGCGCGCCAACGGCGATGATGCGACAGGCTCCAAAAGTAACCTAAGTTAACTTTATTAGCCATCACGGCAGGCGAGCGTGCGCGTGCCAGTACCGTTTCGTAAGATTAATGCGCGAAGGTTTTGTAACGAATGCGCTCAAGTCTACGCAACACAACGTGCGCCGCGCTCGAGGGTCGACAATGAAGTACATTGCGTTTTTTCCATTGGCGTTAGCCATATTGATCGTTTCTTGTTCGGGTCAACAGCAGAGTGCGGCCATCCCGCAAAGTGCGTCGATGAGTCTACCCGGCAAGAAGCAAGATCCGTCGAACTACATCCAGCACGTCGTCGTCATCTTCCAGGAGAATCGCACGCCGGACGATTTGTTCCAAGCGCTGGCTTCGGAAGGCGCCAACATCCAGTCGTGGGGTATGCTCGGTAACCAGCGCGTCAATTTGAAGCAGGCATCGCTGGCGACCCGCTACGGCCTGGGCCACGGGCACAAATCGTTCGTGTTGGATTATGATTGTGGTGCGAACGACGGTTTCGCGTCGGGCATACCTAAAGAATTTCAGCTGCGTCCATATTCATTCGCACCGTTGAGTGAAGTGCAGCCGTACGACGACATGGCCACGCAATACGTGTTCGGCGACGACATGTTTCAGACGCAGCAAGCCGGCAGCTTTCCGGCGCATCAATATATCGTGAGTGGGTCGGGCGCAGCGCTGCCTGAGACGACGTTCGACATGTCCAGCGACCCCTTCGACAGCAAGACCGGCATGAAGACGGAAGCCGGTTGCGACGGCCCGCCGACCGAAGCGATCGACACGATCAATCCGAACAACGGCCAACCCGGACCCACGCCGCGCCCGTGCTTTAACCGGCCGGTACTCACCGATCTGCTCGATTTTCACGGCGTAACGTGGCGCTACTACCAGAACGGCACGGGACCGGGCTTGTGGCACGCCTTCGACGCGATCCGTCACGTGCGATACGGTCCGGATTATGCCAACGTGGTCACGCCGCCGGCGACCATCATCTCGGACATCGCGACCGGTGCGCTGCCCGGAATGTCGTGGGTCATGCCTGCCGACAGCAAACACTCGGACCATCCGGGTAACCGTAGCAACGAAGGCCCTTCGTGGGTTGCGGCCGTCGTCAATGCGATTGGGGCTAGCCAATACTGGAACAGCACCGCGATCGTCATTACGTGGGACGAGTGGGGCGGTTTTTACGATCACGTCCCTCCGCCGATGGAGAACAACTACATGGAGTTGGGATTCCGGGTTCCACTGATCGTCATCTCCCCGTACGCCAAACAAGGCTACGTCTCGCACGTGCAGTACGAGTTCGGCAGCATTATCGCGTTCGCCGAAGAGACGTTTGGAATACCCAAGGGTTCGCTCAGAGCGACCGACGTGCGCGCCAACGATTTGTCGGACGCGTTTGACTTCACCCAGGCGCCGCGCCCGTTCGTGCCGATTAACGCTCCGCCGTTCGTCCCCGAAACCGGACCGGCGTCGTTATCCGACGGAACGATCTCCGAAGATCCCGACGAGGATCCGG contains the following coding sequences:
- the lpdA gene encoding dihydrolipoyl dehydrogenase: MSEHRVDAVVIGAGPGGYHAAIRLAQIGKRVICVDRDEVGGVCLNWGCIPTKALLHVGEVIRHIEHADAIGLTVDRPKVNREGVEKFKSDVVNSNVGGVKTLFKANNVEFAYGEASFKSPTEISVKGKDGTVTTYATDYVVIATGSAPVDVKAWPRDGDRIINSDDAVQIKRIPKNLLVIGGGVIGLEFATVYARMGAKVLVVEMLPQILTGTDTEISKTLGRILKKQGVEIMLDTKVTGIAPSGKTVKATFNGTGTNGKDETREYDTVLVAVGRRPVTDNLNLPAVGLTTDERGFIAVDQQLRTKVANIFAIGDVTGQPLLAHRAMKQGVIAAEVIGGDASAAFDPMAIPNCVYTDPEVATVGLSEEEAKAQGYEVRIGKFPLAASGRARTMNESDGMLKLVGDAKTDLLLGMHIVAPQAESLIGEGLIALEIGATLEDIGLSVHPHPTLTEAIMDAAEAAHGKAIHIVNPKPKAPAAAKA
- the nth gene encoding endonuclease III, with amino-acid sequence MPAIPFPKKKVTRAVALEELAILEREYPRAETALHYRNEYELLISVILSAQTTDVRVNMTTPALFEKYPQPSDLAAARLSDVEKIIKSTGFFRMKSRNIVRCAQDLLERFGGVVPQDRDSLESLAGVGRKTASVVMANAFDSAALAVDTHVFRVSHRLGLTLGTTPRHVEDDVTKLVPSAKWGAATHWLILHGRAICKAPRPLCERCPVNRLCPTPAILAKIATVRARASGKVSEARRPSRSVATKKKA
- a CDS encoding alkaline phosphatase family protein, whose product is MQRFTLVFAFIAVSCCVTGCGAQHEAIPTTAAVDRQAVLRAISPIQHVVIIFQENRTPDNLFHGLPGADTVSSGLNSKGQTVPLHETSLAWKYDLNHRHLAFTQSCNAAPSQLTTCRMDGFDLIQTNSPSCKISADCAYAYVPRTEAQPYFDMATQYGFGDRMFQTNQGPSFPAHQEIISGDASAAPRYPDRQVAENGIGHGLFGAHGGCDSQASVRVETIALEPLGSPEGDRVFPCFERPVLADLLDSNGVSWRYYQHTLGQGLWKAYDAIRHIRYGKDYRYVIKPSQQILTDIKNGRLAGVAWVMPDALHSDHSGTKSAAGPSWVAAVVNAVGTSSYWNNTAIILTWDDWGGWYDHVAPVVRNNYELGFRVPLVVISPYSKKGYVSHQHYEFGSILKFTEETFHAGSLGTTDATSHGLDDFFDFHQSPRRFKVIKAPPFVPSFGPASDEEDY
- a CDS encoding alkaline phosphatase family protein gives rise to the protein MKYIAFFPLALAILIVSCSGQQQSAAIPQSASMSLPGKKQDPSNYIQHVVVIFQENRTPDDLFQALASEGANIQSWGMLGNQRVNLKQASLATRYGLGHGHKSFVLDYDCGANDGFASGIPKEFQLRPYSFAPLSEVQPYDDMATQYVFGDDMFQTQQAGSFPAHQYIVSGSGAALPETTFDMSSDPFDSKTGMKTEAGCDGPPTEAIDTINPNNGQPGPTPRPCFNRPVLTDLLDFHGVTWRYYQNGTGPGLWHAFDAIRHVRYGPDYANVVTPPATIISDIATGALPGMSWVMPADSKHSDHPGNRSNEGPSWVAAVVNAIGASQYWNSTAIVITWDEWGGFYDHVPPPMENNYMELGFRVPLIVISPYAKQGYVSHVQYEFGSIIAFAEETFGIPKGSLRATDVRANDLSDAFDFTQAPRPFVPINAPPFVPETGPASLSDGTISEDPDEDPVGNVHPDCMTVRKTGVARTALR